The sequence CGTAATTGAAAGTTTTATAATTATTTCCCCCGATAAAACTTCGCGGCCTCTTCCGGAGGCACAGAGTTGATGATGATGCCCGAGCCAAGTTCTACGCCGGCCCAGATGGAATCGCGAGGCTGGATTTTTATATAAAAATACTGGTGCGGGTTGGAGATGACCTGATGCATGAAAAAGTTGTAGGAGATGTTGAGCGAGTTCAACTTTTGCAAAATATTTTTGAGCGCCTTGGCGAAGCTTGAGATTTCTTTTTTGTTCAGCTCGGTCACGTTGTCAATGAAGCGGCGCGGGAAGAGCCAGGCCTCGTAGTGGAAGGCCGAGGCGTAGGGGCAGAAGGCGACTGTGTAGTCGTCGCCGGAAATAAAGCGTTTGCTCTTGCATTCTTTTTTGATGAT comes from Patescibacteria group bacterium and encodes:
- a CDS encoding galactose-1-phosphate uridylyltransferase; amino-acid sequence: ILIFKNNGSKAGASILHAHSQVFATDIIPPEVAAEITAAQRYQTQFKRNAFADIIKKECKSKRFISGDDYTVAFCPYASAFHYEAWLFPRRFIDNVTELNKKEISSFAKALKNILQKLNSLNISYNFFMHQVISNPHQYFYIKIQPRDSIWAGVELGSGIIINSVPPEEAAKFYRGK